The sequence AGAGATGGCATACAGGATAGCTTGAAGGGAAAATTTTCATACAAATATAATGGCCATTAATTTTGAATACTACATATAAATTGTAGAATTTTAACAATGTTTGCAAGGCCAATTTTTGAGAAACTGGtcatgttattttttgtttcttgatagTCGCCTCCCCCACATGGATCCAGGGAACGATACACGGATTTCGGAATTTTTTCTTCTGGGTTTCTCAAAAGAACCAGAACTGCAGCCCCTGATTTTTGggcttttcctctccatgtacctgatcactgtgtttgGGAACCTGGTCATCATCCTGGCCACCAtctctgacccccacctccacacccccatgtacttcttcctctccaacctgtcctttgtagacatctgtttcacctccaccaccatcccaaagatgctgatGAATATACAGACGGAGAACAAAGTCATAACCTATGAAGGCTGCATCACCCAGATGCATTTTTTCATGCTGTTTGCAGGGTTGGACGACTTCCTTCTGattgtgatggcctatgaccgttTCTTGGCCATTTGCCACCCGCTGCACTATACGGTCATCATGAACCCCCAGCTCTGTGGACTGCTGGTGCTGGTGTCCTGGATGATGAGTGCCCTGAATTCCTTGTTACACAGTTTAATGGCGCTGAGACTGTC is a genomic window of Hippopotamus amphibius kiboko isolate mHipAmp2 chromosome 15, mHipAmp2.hap2, whole genome shotgun sequence containing:
- the LOC130836621 gene encoding olfactory receptor 7A17-like, which codes for MDPGNDTRISEFFLLGFSKEPELQPLIFGLFLSMYLITVFGNLVIILATISDPHLHTPMYFFLSNLSFVDICFTSTTIPKMLMNIQTENKVITYEGCITQMHFFMLFAGLDDFLLIVMAYDRFLAICHPLHYTVIMNPQLCGLLVLVSWMMSALNSLLHSLMALRLSFCTELEIPHFFCEINQVVQLACSDTFLNDLVMYFAAGMLGSISLTGIFYSYSKIVSSIQGISSAHGKYKAFSTCASHLSVVSLFYCTMLGVYLSPDSANSSHSSATASMMYTVVTPMLNPFIYSLRNKDIKRALKRITGMAVI